Proteins found in one Amycolatopsis umgeniensis genomic segment:
- a CDS encoding sensor histidine kinase has translation MGFPGPDEDDGGAAVPNEDTAGVGGTPARETGDGPGGKVAGSFLGLRNWRLRSKLAAVLIIPTLTALALGTLRVVDDAGEAARFQDTADQVAFADKITLVVHELQSERALAVARIASDDPSRQNGLDAQIAKVDRAVDDLRASANQINPDDQDTRDRYARGLQRLDALRPLRGAMNTSFLGDTPVLIAYSGILDSLVQLGREVTTAVANRDVLRLGVTVQAISESKEFIARGDAALLIASFRSSFPGDLFDQARSAVASGDASTAAFIANASPEQRQLYSDTFSGPEVDDRRRITTMAFSLHQQNEPPAIDNVALGNDSRVALDKLRAVETNLLGQLRAQADGLATDAINSAWIGGAVVLLALLAALFLMLVIARLMLRPLRVLRKTALDVAYTRLPETVQAILDDPDPVNASKRSVEPVPVTSRDEIGEVARSFDVVHAQAVKMAAEQALLRENVNGIFVNLSRRSQRLVERQLGVIDRLEADEQDPDHLASLFELDHLATRLRRNGESLLVLSGAGLAKSVPKPVPAADVIGAAVSEIEQYARIEIGIVPEVAVQGLTIHDLVHVLAELLDNATYFSEPETKVTVRAVITRKKALAIQVTDHGVGMTDERLAEVNTRLADPPDLDVSVTRRMGLYVVARLARRHGIEVRLRENEDIEGGVIARVVVPAELLTQMRPGVRNTPPPPNRSETSMPSMPSASEMSTSLPSIPASDRGLEMTPPPPSKPPTHQPVAQQGGLVPLDQPISLDDLVAGKKAAGPFLSPAAPVEESPAWPTADDISPTNGDGASSGTDTQFASLVLPKREPRYVPVTPAEPPRQPEEPADTGKSALEDDVPTRRLPIYQSVLSRWFSEGDEAGGDQPTTYTEPVEPPESDVPEQNRNGLDEPAEDFDEPAEEALPTRTPQTVPPETVLQDNGWRSASDDGWQAAQVLYEDRNDEITSAGLPKRVPNQYLVPGSIGGNEPKKEDSFADKTSGMPGTGAIARSATAARSRMASFQQGYKSGRHALKDRPLDALDDNGVPVTGRGADSPADDSSKE, from the coding sequence ATGGGCTTTCCCGGCCCGGATGAAGATGATGGTGGTGCGGCGGTGCCGAACGAAGACACCGCGGGGGTGGGAGGGACCCCTGCGCGGGAAACCGGAGACGGTCCTGGCGGGAAGGTGGCCGGGTCGTTCCTGGGCCTGCGCAACTGGCGTCTGCGATCCAAACTCGCGGCCGTCCTGATCATTCCGACGCTGACCGCGCTCGCGCTCGGCACCCTGCGCGTGGTCGACGACGCGGGCGAGGCCGCCCGGTTCCAGGACACGGCCGACCAGGTCGCGTTCGCCGACAAGATCACGCTCGTGGTGCACGAGCTGCAGAGCGAACGCGCGCTCGCCGTCGCCCGGATCGCGTCGGACGACCCGTCGCGGCAGAACGGTCTCGACGCGCAGATCGCCAAGGTCGACCGCGCTGTCGACGATCTGCGCGCCTCGGCGAACCAGATCAACCCGGACGATCAGGACACGAGGGATCGCTACGCGCGTGGTCTGCAGCGGCTCGACGCCCTGCGCCCGCTGCGTGGCGCGATGAACACCTCGTTCCTGGGCGACACCCCGGTCCTCATCGCCTACTCCGGCATCCTCGACTCGCTGGTCCAGCTCGGTCGCGAGGTGACCACCGCGGTGGCCAACCGCGACGTGCTCCGGCTCGGCGTCACAGTGCAGGCCATCAGTGAAAGCAAGGAGTTCATCGCCCGCGGTGACGCGGCGCTGCTGATCGCCTCCTTCCGCTCCTCGTTCCCCGGCGACCTGTTCGACCAGGCCCGTTCGGCGGTGGCCAGCGGTGACGCCTCGACGGCGGCGTTCATCGCCAACGCGAGCCCCGAACAGCGCCAGCTCTATTCGGACACCTTCTCCGGTCCCGAGGTCGACGACCGGCGCCGGATCACCACGATGGCGTTCTCGCTGCACCAGCAGAACGAGCCGCCGGCGATCGACAACGTGGCGCTCGGCAACGACAGCCGCGTCGCGCTGGACAAGCTGCGCGCGGTCGAGACCAACCTGCTCGGCCAGCTGCGGGCCCAGGCCGACGGTCTGGCCACCGACGCGATCAACTCGGCCTGGATCGGCGGCGCGGTGGTGCTGCTGGCCCTGCTCGCGGCGCTGTTCCTGATGCTCGTCATCGCCCGCTTGATGCTGCGCCCGCTGCGGGTGCTGCGGAAGACGGCGCTCGACGTGGCGTACACACGACTGCCGGAAACCGTGCAAGCGATCCTGGACGACCCGGACCCGGTCAACGCCTCGAAGCGGTCGGTCGAGCCGGTGCCCGTCACTTCGCGTGACGAGATCGGTGAAGTGGCGCGCTCGTTCGACGTCGTCCACGCGCAGGCCGTCAAGATGGCCGCCGAGCAGGCCCTCCTGCGGGAGAACGTCAACGGCATCTTCGTGAACCTGTCCCGCCGGTCGCAGCGGCTGGTGGAACGCCAGCTGGGCGTGATCGACAGGCTCGAGGCCGACGAGCAGGACCCGGACCACTTGGCCAGCCTGTTCGAGCTCGACCACCTCGCCACGCGGCTGCGCCGCAACGGTGAAAGCCTCCTGGTGCTCTCGGGCGCCGGTCTCGCGAAGTCGGTGCCCAAGCCGGTGCCCGCCGCCGACGTCATCGGCGCCGCGGTCTCGGAGATCGAGCAGTACGCCCGGATCGAGATCGGGATCGTCCCCGAGGTCGCCGTCCAGGGCCTGACAATCCACGACCTCGTGCACGTGCTCGCGGAACTGCTGGACAACGCCACCTACTTCTCCGAGCCGGAGACGAAGGTGACCGTCCGCGCGGTGATCACCCGCAAGAAGGCCCTCGCGATCCAGGTCACCGACCACGGTGTCGGCATGACCGACGAACGGCTCGCCGAGGTCAACACGAGGCTCGCCGACCCGCCGGACCTGGACGTCTCGGTGACCCGGCGGATGGGCCTGTACGTGGTCGCGCGCCTGGCGCGCCGCCACGGCATCGAGGTCCGGCTCCGGGAGAACGAGGACATCGAAGGCGGCGTGATCGCGCGGGTCGTCGTGCCCGCCGAGCTGCTCACGCAGATGCGGCCCGGCGTGCGGAACACTCCGCCCCCGCCGAACCGCTCGGAAACCTCCATGCCGTCGATGCCCTCGGCGTCCGAGATGTCGACTTCGCTGCCGAGCATCCCCGCTTCCGACCGCGGCCTGGAGATGACCCCGCCTCCGCCGTCGAAGCCGCCGACCCACCAGCCGGTCGCGCAGCAGGGCGGGCTCGTCCCGCTCGACCAGCCGATCAGCCTCGACGACCTCGTCGCGGGCAAGAAAGCGGCGGGGCCGTTCCTCAGCCCCGCGGCCCCCGTGGAGGAAAGCCCGGCGTGGCCGACGGCGGACGACATCTCGCCGACGAACGGCGACGGCGCCTCCAGCGGCACGGACACCCAGTTCGCGTCGCTCGTGCTGCCCAAGCGGGAGCCGCGCTATGTCCCGGTGACCCCGGCCGAGCCGCCGCGTCAGCCCGAGGAGCCCGCGGACACGGGCAAGTCGGCGCTCGAGGACGACGTCCCGACCAGGCGGCTGCCGATCTACCAGTCGGTGCTCTCGCGCTGGTTCAGCGAAGGTGACGAGGCCGGCGGAGACCAGCCGACCACCTACACCGAGCCGGTCGAGCCGCCCGAGTCGGACGTGCCCGAGCAGAACCGCAACGGCCTCGACGAGCCCGCCGAAGACTTCGACGAGCCCGCCGAAGAGGCGTTGCCCACTCGGACCCCGCAGACTGTTCCGCCGGAGACGGTGCTCCAGGACAATGGCTGGCGCAGCGCGTCGGACGACGGCTGGCAGGCGGCGCAGGTCCTGTACGAAGACCGGAACGACGAGATCACCTCGGCAGGCCTGCCCAAACGGGTGCCGAACCAGTACCTCGTCCCCGGTTCGATCGGCGGGAACGAGCCGAAGAAGGAAGACTCGTTCGCCGACAAGACTTCCGGAATGCCGGGAACGGGTGCGATCGCCCGCTCGGCGACGGCGGCACGAAGCCGGATGGCAAGCTTCCAGCAGGGCTACAAGTCGGGACGGCACGCGTTGAAGGACCGCCCACTCGATGCGCTGGATGACAACGGCGTTCCGGTGACTGGCAGGGGTGCGGATTCCCCTGCCGATGACAGCAGTAAGGAGTGA
- a CDS encoding ABC transporter substrate-binding protein — MLSKKALSASLGRRGAIALAMAAVVTTSVGGCGLLGGDDSSSSSGGSGNLEKSKIKVATMSTIDTASLRLAQDGGYFKTEGLDVELVEAATGQISLTKLIGSEVDIAYASYTPFFIAMSKGTADIKLVSDASSAGPKSTAIIAMPTSSVRGINDLAGKKIGIFAPNTVSDTLTKSVMKDHGVDFSKVQWVPVQPPNMAAALKNGDIDAGFLTEPFITQAAKQAGTVPIVDTATGATQDFPTAGYGALGKFTTENPKTVAAFQRAMQKATRDAADRSKIEPLLVKYAKIDQDTAALTTLLTFQSTLDPRRIQRVPDLLLQMGAIQTKIDVGPMIAAQTTS, encoded by the coding sequence TTGCTTTCGAAGAAGGCCTTGAGCGCCAGCCTGGGGCGGCGTGGGGCGATCGCACTCGCGATGGCGGCCGTCGTCACGACGTCGGTCGGCGGCTGCGGCCTGCTCGGCGGGGACGACTCGTCCTCCTCCTCCGGAGGCTCCGGGAACCTCGAGAAGTCGAAGATCAAGGTCGCGACGATGTCGACCATCGACACCGCGTCGCTGCGCTTGGCGCAGGACGGCGGGTACTTCAAGACGGAAGGCCTGGACGTCGAGCTCGTCGAAGCCGCCACCGGCCAGATCTCGCTGACCAAGCTGATCGGCAGCGAGGTCGACATCGCCTACGCCAGCTACACCCCGTTCTTCATCGCGATGAGCAAGGGCACCGCCGACATCAAGCTGGTCTCCGACGCCTCGTCGGCCGGCCCCAAGAGCACGGCGATCATCGCCATGCCGACCTCGTCGGTGCGCGGCATCAACGACCTGGCCGGGAAGAAGATCGGCATCTTCGCGCCGAACACGGTGTCCGACACCCTCACCAAGTCGGTGATGAAGGACCATGGCGTCGACTTCAGCAAGGTCCAGTGGGTGCCGGTCCAGCCGCCGAACATGGCGGCCGCGCTCAAGAACGGCGACATCGACGCCGGCTTCCTGACCGAACCGTTCATCACTCAGGCCGCGAAGCAGGCGGGCACCGTCCCGATCGTCGACACCGCCACCGGCGCGACCCAGGACTTCCCCACCGCCGGTTACGGCGCTCTCGGCAAGTTCACCACCGAGAACCCCAAGACCGTGGCCGCCTTCCAGCGCGCCATGCAGAAGGCGACCCGCGACGCGGCCGACCGCTCCAAGATCGAGCCGCTGCTGGTCAAGTACGCCAAGATCGACCAGGACACCGCCGCGCTGACCACGCTGCTGACCTTCCAGTCCACCCTGGACCCCCGCCGCATCCAGCGGGTCCCGGACCTGCTCCTGCAGATGGGCGCGATCCAGACCAAGATCGACGTCGGCCCGATGATCGCGGCCCAGACCACGAGTTGA
- a CDS encoding ABC transporter substrate-binding protein: MLATLGACGALGGEDSSKASGGGDGGLEKPKIKVALLPVVDLAPLRLAQEGGYFKAEGLEVEAVDAPSGQASMTKMIGGEVDIAFSTYMPFFVAKSKGAADIRLVADSVSASPKSNAVVTVPASPVKTINDLAGKKIAITDKNTASHLLTVSVMKDHGVDTSKVQWVPMALPNISAALLSGQVDAGYLPEPFLTQASKVAGATPVVDIATGATQDFPLAGFGSLGSFVDKNPKTLAAFQRAMAKAVRDSADRSKIEPLIVKYAKVDAETASLLTLPTFGSTLDPRRLQRVPDLLLQTGVLTAKLDAAPMLAPQAG; encoded by the coding sequence ATGTTGGCCACATTGGGCGCGTGCGGCGCCCTCGGGGGCGAGGATTCGTCCAAAGCGTCCGGTGGTGGCGACGGTGGCCTGGAGAAGCCGAAGATCAAGGTGGCCCTGCTGCCCGTCGTCGACCTCGCGCCGCTGCGGCTGGCGCAGGAAGGCGGCTACTTCAAGGCCGAAGGTCTCGAGGTCGAAGCGGTCGACGCCCCCAGCGGTCAGGCTTCGATGACCAAGATGATCGGTGGCGAGGTCGACATCGCCTTCTCCACTTACATGCCGTTCTTCGTCGCGAAGAGCAAGGGCGCGGCCGACATCCGGCTCGTCGCCGACTCCGTTTCGGCCAGCCCCAAGAGCAACGCGGTCGTCACGGTGCCCGCCTCGCCGGTCAAGACGATCAACGACCTCGCGGGCAAGAAGATCGCGATCACCGACAAGAACACCGCCTCCCACCTGCTCACCGTCTCGGTGATGAAGGACCACGGCGTCGACACGAGCAAGGTCCAGTGGGTGCCGATGGCGCTGCCGAACATCTCCGCCGCGCTCTTGTCCGGGCAGGTCGACGCGGGCTACCTGCCCGAGCCGTTCCTGACCCAGGCTTCCAAGGTGGCGGGCGCGACCCCGGTCGTCGACATCGCGACCGGCGCCACCCAGGACTTCCCCCTCGCGGGCTTCGGCTCGCTCGGGTCCTTCGTGGACAAGAACCCGAAGACGCTGGCCGCGTTCCAGCGCGCGATGGCCAAGGCCGTGCGCGACTCGGCCGACCGCTCCAAGATCGAACCGCTGATCGTCAAGTACGCCAAGGTCGACGCCGAAACCGCGTCCCTGCTCACGCTGCCGACGTTCGGGTCCACCCTGGACCCGCGCCGCCTGCAGCGGGTACCGGACCTGCTGCTGCAGACCGGTGTGCTGACGGCCAAGCTCGACGCCGCCCCGATGCTCGCCCCTCAAGCTGGATAA
- a CDS encoding ABC transporter permease subunit, whose amino-acid sequence MPRFLRALAGLAGFFLVWEVIVQAGLVRKEFLPPPSVVLVTIFEQFGETQFIRDLIATFLAWAIALLIAVAIAVPAGLLLGSIPGLRTATAVVVEFLRPIPAVALIPLVLLLIGGGPEAKITLAVYASLWPIMFNTIYALGEIDPVLMETAKACGTGKFRTLTSVALPHTAPFVFTGVRLSANIALIAVVSTEFLAGAKLGIGNFIMQASTGSTRFDLVLAGTVVVGALGFLINGGLEMIGRRAFRWSTVDREAIS is encoded by the coding sequence GTGCCACGTTTTCTCCGTGCCCTGGCCGGTCTGGCCGGTTTCTTCCTCGTCTGGGAAGTGATCGTCCAGGCCGGCCTGGTCCGTAAAGAGTTCCTCCCCCCGCCGTCCGTCGTCCTCGTGACGATCTTCGAACAGTTCGGCGAGACGCAGTTCATCCGGGACCTGATCGCCACGTTCCTCGCGTGGGCGATCGCCCTGCTCATCGCGGTCGCCATCGCCGTGCCCGCCGGTCTGCTGCTCGGCAGCATCCCCGGCCTGCGCACCGCGACCGCGGTGGTCGTCGAATTCCTGCGGCCGATCCCCGCCGTCGCGCTGATCCCGCTGGTGCTCCTGCTGATCGGCGGCGGCCCCGAAGCCAAGATCACGCTCGCCGTGTACGCGTCGTTGTGGCCCATCATGTTCAACACGATCTACGCGCTCGGCGAGATCGACCCCGTGCTGATGGAGACCGCGAAGGCCTGCGGTACCGGCAAATTCCGGACGCTGACGTCGGTGGCGCTGCCGCATACCGCGCCGTTCGTGTTCACCGGGGTCCGGCTGTCCGCCAACATCGCGCTGATCGCGGTGGTCAGCACCGAGTTCCTGGCGGGCGCCAAACTCGGCATCGGCAACTTCATCATGCAGGCCAGTACCGGTTCGACCAGGTTCGACCTCGTACTCGCCGGCACCGTGGTGGTCGGCGCGCTCGGCTTCCTCATCAACGGCGGGCTCGAAATGATCGGCAGGCGGGCGTTCCGCTGGAGCACGGTCGACCGGGAGGCGATCTCGTGA
- a CDS encoding ABC transporter permease subunit, translating into MTTLTLTSRVGRRVGRGLGILVRNWLLFFALVGIWELSARLGKSPFFPPPTEILTASAKLWFTGPVSQLFLTDTVFDNVLPSLGRTLGGWLLAGALGVALGVALGRSKHGMDYVGPLFAFFRSVPPPALIPVFIVLFGLGPGMQTGSIIFGAIWPVLLNTVDGVRSVDQVKIDTAKSFRTPRSYWVRSIVLPAAGPKIFAGLRLSLSISLLLMVISELVGSYNGIGRSLMDAQQAFDFPLMWSWLVLLGLLGFGFNAAFLAVEQRVLRWQPTRNGRI; encoded by the coding sequence GTGACGACCCTCACGCTGACGAGCCGCGTCGGCAGGCGCGTGGGCCGGGGCCTCGGCATCCTGGTCCGCAACTGGCTCCTCTTCTTCGCCCTGGTGGGAATCTGGGAGCTCTCGGCCCGGCTCGGCAAGAGCCCGTTCTTCCCGCCGCCGACCGAAATCCTGACCGCCTCGGCGAAACTGTGGTTCACGGGGCCGGTCTCGCAGCTGTTCCTGACCGACACGGTGTTCGACAACGTCCTCCCGAGCCTCGGCCGGACGCTCGGCGGCTGGCTGCTGGCCGGCGCCCTCGGTGTCGCGCTGGGTGTCGCGCTGGGCCGGTCCAAGCACGGGATGGACTACGTCGGACCGCTTTTCGCGTTCTTCCGCTCGGTGCCGCCGCCCGCGCTGATCCCGGTGTTCATCGTCCTTTTCGGACTCGGACCGGGTATGCAGACCGGATCGATCATCTTCGGCGCGATCTGGCCGGTGCTGCTCAACACCGTGGACGGCGTCCGGTCGGTGGACCAGGTGAAGATCGACACCGCGAAATCGTTCCGGACTCCCCGGTCGTACTGGGTGCGCTCGATCGTGCTGCCCGCCGCCGGGCCGAAGATCTTCGCGGGCCTGCGGCTGAGCCTGTCGATTTCCCTGCTGCTGATGGTGATCTCGGAACTGGTCGGCTCCTACAACGGCATCGGCCGGTCCCTGATGGACGCCCAGCAGGCGTTCGACTTCCCGCTCATGTGGTCGTGGCTGGTCCTGCTCGGACTGCTCGGCTTCGGGTTCAACGCGGCCTTCCTCGCCGTGGAGCAGAGAGTGCTCCGCTGGCAGCCCACCCGCAACGGCCGTATCTAG
- a CDS encoding ABC transporter ATP-binding protein: MSTMLEVSALNHRYGAGEKAHVAVNDLSFTVEAGQLASIVGPSGCGKSTLLRCIAGLIKPTSGRVSLHGDDVSSGVPEDLAVVFQDYSRSLFPWLSVAKNVEFPLRWRNLSRSERRTRAQDALDSVGLSGVGAKFPWQLSGGMQQRVSIARALASQPALLLMDEPFASVDAQTRFELEDLTRRVQRENGSTILVVTHDIDESVYLSDRVLVLSKSPATIVADLPVGLPAERNQITTRESAEFVTLRGEVARLLHGGAPEAVTAASDAAEYELAQQEAAADAAAEVRAKS; encoded by the coding sequence ATGTCAACCATGCTCGAAGTCTCCGCGCTGAACCACCGGTACGGCGCGGGAGAAAAGGCGCACGTCGCGGTCAACGACCTTTCGTTCACCGTCGAAGCCGGTCAGCTCGCGAGCATCGTGGGCCCGTCGGGCTGCGGCAAGTCGACGCTGCTGCGCTGCATCGCCGGGCTGATCAAGCCGACGTCCGGCCGCGTCAGCCTGCACGGCGACGACGTCTCCTCCGGGGTGCCGGAGGACCTGGCAGTGGTGTTCCAGGACTACAGCCGCTCGCTGTTCCCGTGGCTCTCGGTCGCGAAGAACGTCGAGTTCCCCTTGCGGTGGCGCAACTTGAGCCGTTCCGAGCGCCGGACGCGGGCGCAGGACGCGCTGGATTCGGTCGGCCTGTCCGGGGTCGGGGCGAAGTTCCCGTGGCAGCTCTCGGGCGGCATGCAGCAGCGTGTGTCGATCGCGCGGGCGCTGGCCAGCCAGCCCGCGCTGTTGCTGATGGACGAGCCTTTCGCGTCCGTCGACGCGCAGACGCGGTTCGAACTCGAGGACCTCACCCGGCGCGTGCAGCGCGAGAACGGGAGCACGATCCTCGTGGTCACGCACGACATCGACGAGAGCGTCTACCTGTCGGACCGGGTGCTGGTGCTGTCGAAGTCGCCCGCGACCATCGTCGCGGACCTGCCTGTCGGGCTGCCCGCGGAGCGGAACCAGATCACCACGCGCGAGTCCGCCGAGTTCGTGACGCTGCGCGGCGAGGTCGCGCGGCTGCTGCACGGTGGTGCCCCCGAGGCGGTCACCGCGGCCTCCGACGCGGCCGAGTACGAGCTGGCGCAACAGGAAGCCGCGGCCGACGCTGCCGCTGAGGTCCGCGCCAAGAGCTGA
- the mdlC gene encoding benzoylformate decarboxylase, translating into MGTRTVRDATRELLRDLGLTTIFGNPGTTEIAFLTEWPDDFTYVLALHEASVVAMADGYARASRRPALVNLHSAGGVGHALGHVFTAYRNNAPLIILAGQQTRSLLPDDPFLGAVEATNFPKPYVKWSCEPARAEDVPAALARAYHIATQAPMGPVFVSVPVDDWDVETTKPIISRPSIRGFAPDPSALDELVSALDAAERPAIVVGPGIDGEGAVPDVVALAEKVGAGVWAPPMGARCSFPEDHPQFFGFLQPERKMLASALAEHDLVVVIGAPAFTYHVYRGESETALPPLFLISDDEQILARAAEGIGIRSTPKLAIRAMLDRAAPREAPKARTRMEKPAAVTPITPGFAYAVISEVLPDNAIVVEETPSHRNELHDHLPIRSTDSGFLTVASGTLGYGLPAAVGAALARPDRKVVAILGDGSSMYCVQALWTAAQNNLPVTFVIFDNSQYAAVRILGEAAGGEKVPGVDLGGIDFPALAKSLGLETSVVEKAEDLKPTLEAALPDERPHLVHVRIDANPRTLY; encoded by the coding sequence ATGGGTACCCGCACCGTACGTGACGCGACCAGGGAATTGCTGCGCGATCTGGGCCTGACGACGATTTTCGGCAATCCCGGCACGACCGAGATCGCCTTCCTGACGGAATGGCCCGACGACTTCACCTACGTGCTCGCGCTCCACGAGGCGTCCGTCGTCGCGATGGCCGACGGGTACGCTCGCGCGTCGCGGCGGCCGGCGCTGGTGAACCTGCACTCCGCGGGCGGGGTCGGCCACGCGCTCGGGCATGTCTTCACGGCCTACCGCAACAACGCCCCGCTGATCATCCTCGCCGGACAGCAGACCAGGTCGCTGCTGCCGGACGACCCCTTCCTCGGCGCCGTCGAAGCGACGAACTTCCCCAAGCCGTACGTGAAGTGGAGCTGCGAACCGGCGAGGGCCGAGGACGTCCCGGCGGCGCTGGCGCGGGCGTATCACATCGCGACGCAGGCACCCATGGGCCCGGTGTTCGTCTCGGTGCCGGTGGACGACTGGGACGTCGAGACCACCAAGCCGATCATCTCCAGGCCGTCGATCCGTGGCTTCGCGCCCGATCCGTCCGCTTTGGACGAACTGGTGTCCGCCTTGGACGCCGCCGAGCGCCCGGCGATCGTGGTCGGCCCCGGCATCGACGGTGAAGGCGCCGTGCCGGACGTCGTCGCGCTGGCCGAGAAGGTGGGCGCCGGGGTCTGGGCGCCGCCGATGGGCGCGCGGTGCTCCTTCCCCGAGGACCACCCGCAGTTCTTCGGTTTCCTGCAGCCGGAACGGAAAATGCTCGCGAGCGCGCTGGCCGAGCACGACCTCGTGGTGGTCATCGGGGCCCCGGCGTTCACCTACCACGTGTACCGGGGCGAGTCGGAAACCGCGCTGCCGCCGCTGTTCCTGATCAGCGACGACGAGCAGATCCTCGCCAGGGCCGCCGAGGGCATCGGGATCCGGTCGACGCCGAAGCTCGCGATCCGCGCGATGCTGGACCGCGCCGCGCCGCGGGAAGCGCCGAAAGCCCGCACCCGGATGGAAAAGCCCGCCGCGGTCACGCCGATCACGCCAGGCTTCGCCTACGCCGTGATCTCGGAGGTCCTGCCGGACAACGCGATCGTCGTCGAGGAGACGCCGAGCCACCGCAACGAACTGCATGACCACCTGCCGATCAGGTCCACCGACTCCGGCTTCCTCACCGTCGCCAGCGGCACCCTGGGCTACGGCCTCCCGGCCGCCGTCGGCGCCGCGCTGGCCCGCCCGGACCGCAAGGTGGTCGCCATCCTGGGCGACGGCTCGAGCATGTACTGCGTCCAGGCACTGTGGACGGCGGCGCAGAACAACCTGCCGGTGACGTTCGTGATCTTCGACAACTCGCAGTACGCGGCCGTGCGCATCCTCGGCGAGGCGGCGGGCGGGGAGAAGGTACCGGGCGTCGACCTCGGCGGCATCGACTTCCCCGCGCTGGCGAAGAGCCTGGGCCTGGAAACTTCGGTCGTCGAGAAGGCGGAGGACCTCAAGCCGACGCTGGAGGCCGCGCTGCCGGACGAGCGCCCGCATCTGGTGCACGTCCGCATCGACGCGAACCCGCGCACCCTCTACTGA